In the Vitis vinifera cultivar Pinot Noir 40024 chromosome 2, ASM3070453v1 genome, one interval contains:
- the LOC132254902 gene encoding uncharacterized protein LOC132254902 gives MATKRDRCVPHELWAYENIGLKTVQLHWTPQLQIAGAKPTEVSGIFGRNRRGVHDGAALGGSGEAEPAGIEFPELESVGGGSDVPLLGETAAELAVRAWGIRRCGVCMEALLLPTGPDHI, from the exons ATGGCGACGAAACGTGACCGGTGTGTACCTCATGAGTTGTGGGCATATGAGAACATTGGACTT AAAACTGTCCAGCTTCACTGGACTCCTCAGCTCCAAATTGCCGGAGCGAAGCCCACAGAG GTGAGTGGAATATTTGGGAGGAACAGAAGAGGGGTGCATGATGGGGCTGCACTTGGTGGCTCTGGCGAAGCTGAACCTGCTGGTATCGAGTTCCCAGAACTTGAGTCTGTTGGTGGGGGGTCTGATGTTCCCCTTCTTGGTGAAACTGCTGCTGAGCTTGCGGTTCGTGCGTGGGGCATACGGCGATGTGGTGTATGCATGGAGGCTCTTCTTCTTCCAACTGGGCCGGATCACATCTGA